One window of Camelina sativa cultivar DH55 chromosome 4, Cs, whole genome shotgun sequence genomic DNA carries:
- the LOC104779768 gene encoding uncharacterized protein LOC104779768 isoform X1, which produces MSSFSVKKSPNSTFLFPKTTPLLLIRHRLTLPLLVPPPNKPPRFRIVASLSGTSWVSQASKDKYGGWALIEDQAHSKTKKKWRNVVITGVGSSLAVVLATIAYFSISRRGFRFSISNPMHYQSVDLDQSENEESETLFNDESNPASEANSEGVDYVSDTVDTTSTGKAHRVITPVAVDAAQQEAIAVLKKLKIIEDDVVADELCTKREYARWLVRSNLLLERNPMHRIVPAVALAGSSIPAFDDINTADPDFEYIQALAEAGITSSKLSREDSRNDLGNINFNPESFVSRLDLVNWKAQLECGFHPEIMEEISRTKVDYIDTKNLNPDMALGFFLDFLMGDQSTIRNVFGRIKRFQPNRPVTKAQVAVALTSGKMVKAISAEVSRLEALSLSQKAEMERIKVELLEKGEISQFWDEKLQVERSRRVEMDELNLSRVSELEDEKRDQEKWFAERLKEKSAIECQKQLLQSLSEEIDEMSQRLISDKSVYLTEHSKLQEMLSDLQSKLESLVDKRSVLEAEIEALRILRSWVEDEARVSQARAKLLEEAGRRWKWNDHA; this is translated from the exons ATGAGCTCTTTCTCCGTCAAAAAGTCCCCAAATTCGACCTTCCTTTTCCCAAAAACCACACCTTTACTACTTATACGACATCGTCTCACTCTCCCATTACTCGTTCCTCCTCCTAACAAACCACCACGATTCCGCATCGTCGCTTCTCTCTCCGGTACTTCATGGGTCTCTCAAGCTTCTAAAGACAAATATGGTGGTTGGGCTCTCATTGAAGATCAAGCTCAttcgaaaactaaaaaaa AGTGGAGGAATGTTGTAATCACTGGTGTTGGATCTTCACTTGCTGTTGTATTAGCTACTATTGCTTACTTCTCAATCTCCAGAAGAG GTTTTAGATTTAGCATTAGTAATCCTATGCATTATCAAAGTGTTGATTTGGATCAGAGTGAGAATGAAGAGAGTGAAACTCTGTTCAATGATGAGAGTAATCCTGCTTCTGAGGCTAACTCTGAAGGCGTTGACTATGTTTCAGATACTGTTGACACTA CATCTACTGGAAAAGCTCACCGTGTCATCACTCCGGTTGCTGTGGATGCCGCTCAACAAGAAGCAATAGCAGTTTTAAAGAAACTAAAG ATAATTGAGGATGATGTAGTGGCAGACGAGTTGTGTACTAAGCGAGAGTATGCTAGATGGCTAGTTCGttcaaatttgttattagagAG AAATCCAATGCACAGGATTGTGCCAGCAGTAGCTTTAGCTGGCTCTTCAATTCCTGCATTTGATGATATAAATACCGCAGACCCTGATTTCGAGTACATTCAAG CCTTGGCAGAGGCAGGCATTACTTCCAGCAAGCTCAGCAGAGAAGATTCTCGAAATGACTTGGGAAACATTAATTTTAATCCTGAAAG TTTTGTTTCCCGGCTCGATTTGGTAAACTGGAAAGCTCAATTGGAGTGTGGTTTCCATCCAGAAATTATGGAAGAG atatcaaggacaaaggtagATTATATAGACACGAAGAATCTCAATCCCGATATGGCCCTCGGATTTTTCTTGGACTTCTTGATGGGTGACCAGAGTACCATCAGAAATGTTTTTG GTAGGATTAAGCGGTTTCAGCCAAATAGACCTGTAACAAAAGCACAAGTGGCTGTAGCATTAACAAGCGGTAAGATGGTGAAAGCTATCTCAGCAGAGGTATCACGGTTAGAAGCATTGTCCCTCTCACAGAAAGCTGAGATGGAAAGAATCAAAGTCGAGTTGCTAGAAAAAGGGGAAATAAGTCAGTTTTGGGATGAAAAGCTTCAGGTAGAGAGATCCCGAAGAGTTGAGATGGACGAGCTGAATCTCTCCAGAGTTAGTGAATTAGAAGATGAAAAAAGGGATCAGGAGAAGTGGTTTGCCGAGCGTTTGAAAGAGAAATCAGCTATAGAATGTCAGAAACAGTTGCTTCAAAGCTTGAGTGAGGAGATTGATGAGATGTCTCAGAGGCTAATATCTGATAAATCTGTTTACCTGACTGAGCACAGCAAGTTACAAGAGATGTTAAGTGACTTACAATCAAAACTTGAATCGCTGGTCGATAAAAGATCTGTCCTTGAAGCTGAAATCGAAGCTCTTCGGATTCTAAG ATCTTGGGTAGAGGATGAAGCGAGGGTAAGCCAAGCGAGAGCTAAGCTTCTCGAAGAAGCGGGACGGAGATGGAAATGGAATGACCATGCTTGA
- the LOC104779768 gene encoding uncharacterized protein LOC104779768 isoform X2, translated as MSSFSVKKSPNSTFLFPKTTPLLLIRHRLTLPLLVPPPNKPPRFRIVASLSGTSWVSQASKDKYGGWALIEDQAHSKTKKKWRNVVITGVGSSLAVVLATIAYFSISRRGFRFSISNPMHYQSVDLDQSENEESETLFNDESNPASEANSEGVDYVSDTVDTTSTGKAHRVITPVAVDAAQQEAIAVLKKLKIIEDDVVADELCTKREYARWLVRSNLLLERNPMHRIVPAVALAGSSIPAFDDINTADPDFEYIQALAEAGITSSKLSREDSRNDLGNINFNPESFVSRLDLVNWKAQLECGFHPEIMEEISRTKVDYIDTKNLNPDMALGFFLDFLMGDQSTIRNVFGRIKRFQPNRPVTKAQVAVALTSGKMVKAISAEVSRLEALSLSQKAEMERIKVELLEKGEISQFWDEKLQVERSRRVEMDELNLSRVSELEDEKRDQEKWFAERLKEKSAIECQKQLLQSLSEEIDEMSQRLISDKSVYLTEHSKLQEMLSDLQSKLESLVDKRSVLEAEIEALRILSHE; from the exons ATGAGCTCTTTCTCCGTCAAAAAGTCCCCAAATTCGACCTTCCTTTTCCCAAAAACCACACCTTTACTACTTATACGACATCGTCTCACTCTCCCATTACTCGTTCCTCCTCCTAACAAACCACCACGATTCCGCATCGTCGCTTCTCTCTCCGGTACTTCATGGGTCTCTCAAGCTTCTAAAGACAAATATGGTGGTTGGGCTCTCATTGAAGATCAAGCTCAttcgaaaactaaaaaaa AGTGGAGGAATGTTGTAATCACTGGTGTTGGATCTTCACTTGCTGTTGTATTAGCTACTATTGCTTACTTCTCAATCTCCAGAAGAG GTTTTAGATTTAGCATTAGTAATCCTATGCATTATCAAAGTGTTGATTTGGATCAGAGTGAGAATGAAGAGAGTGAAACTCTGTTCAATGATGAGAGTAATCCTGCTTCTGAGGCTAACTCTGAAGGCGTTGACTATGTTTCAGATACTGTTGACACTA CATCTACTGGAAAAGCTCACCGTGTCATCACTCCGGTTGCTGTGGATGCCGCTCAACAAGAAGCAATAGCAGTTTTAAAGAAACTAAAG ATAATTGAGGATGATGTAGTGGCAGACGAGTTGTGTACTAAGCGAGAGTATGCTAGATGGCTAGTTCGttcaaatttgttattagagAG AAATCCAATGCACAGGATTGTGCCAGCAGTAGCTTTAGCTGGCTCTTCAATTCCTGCATTTGATGATATAAATACCGCAGACCCTGATTTCGAGTACATTCAAG CCTTGGCAGAGGCAGGCATTACTTCCAGCAAGCTCAGCAGAGAAGATTCTCGAAATGACTTGGGAAACATTAATTTTAATCCTGAAAG TTTTGTTTCCCGGCTCGATTTGGTAAACTGGAAAGCTCAATTGGAGTGTGGTTTCCATCCAGAAATTATGGAAGAG atatcaaggacaaaggtagATTATATAGACACGAAGAATCTCAATCCCGATATGGCCCTCGGATTTTTCTTGGACTTCTTGATGGGTGACCAGAGTACCATCAGAAATGTTTTTG GTAGGATTAAGCGGTTTCAGCCAAATAGACCTGTAACAAAAGCACAAGTGGCTGTAGCATTAACAAGCGGTAAGATGGTGAAAGCTATCTCAGCAGAGGTATCACGGTTAGAAGCATTGTCCCTCTCACAGAAAGCTGAGATGGAAAGAATCAAAGTCGAGTTGCTAGAAAAAGGGGAAATAAGTCAGTTTTGGGATGAAAAGCTTCAGGTAGAGAGATCCCGAAGAGTTGAGATGGACGAGCTGAATCTCTCCAGAGTTAGTGAATTAGAAGATGAAAAAAGGGATCAGGAGAAGTGGTTTGCCGAGCGTTTGAAAGAGAAATCAGCTATAGAATGTCAGAAACAGTTGCTTCAAAGCTTGAGTGAGGAGATTGATGAGATGTCTCAGAGGCTAATATCTGATAAATCTGTTTACCTGACTGAGCACAGCAAGTTACAAGAGATGTTAAGTGACTTACAATCAAAACTTGAATCGCTGGTCGATAAAAGATCTGTCCTTGAAGCTGAAATCGAAGCTCTTCGGATTCTAAG TCATGAGTGA
- the LOC104779769 gene encoding piriformospora indica-insensitive protein 2-like, with protein sequence MSWIHSVLFLLLTFRWCVVTGESSPEVTDDDGAPMEKTEREALYSAIQGFVGDSWNGSDLYPDPCGWTPIQGVSCDLYGDLWYVTDLTLGLVHENSLPCVTSLEIKPQLFKLKHLKSLTFFNCFMSPITIAKEDWINLGSSLESLEFRSNPGLNGELPEIIGTLTKLKSLVVLENGFNGKVPASLCNLTRLQRLVLAGNLFNGTIPDCFNGFKDLLILDMSRNLFSGTLPLSIGEMVSLLKLDLSNNQLEGKLPQEIGFLKNLTLLDLRNNRISGGLFENVVKIRSLTDLVLSGNPMGSDDDMMGIKWEDMGSLVILDLSKMGLRGEIPSGLASLKRLRFLGLNDNNLTGTVPSKELETLPCLGALYINGNNLTGELGFSRNFYERMGTRFKASKNPNLCQHVVSESHQQCVGLKPCMMEKTEGGLVIKQTWSNLKKEKEDESSSSTGVMVTRHVLSNGFIWDLLLLELSLVLVLYYYYY encoded by the exons ATGTCTTGGATTCACTCTGTTTTGTTCCTTCTTCTAACTTTCCGGTGGTGCGTCGTCACTGGAGAATCATCTCCCGAGGttactgatgatgatggagCTCCCATGGAGAAAACAGAACGAGAAGCTCTTTACTCAGCTATTCAAGGATTTGTTGGTGATTCTTGGAATGGCTCTGATCTTTATCCTGACCCTTGTGGTTGGACTCCTATTCAg GGTGTTTCTTGTGATCTCTATGGTGACTTGTGGTATGTCACGGATCTAACCTTAGGTCTTGTTCACGAAAACTCGCTTCCTTGCGTCACAAGTTTGGAGATAAAGCCACAGTTATTCAAGCTCAAGCACTTGAAATCTCTCACGTTCTTCAACTGCTTCATGTCGCCGATAACAATAGCTAAAGAGGATTGGATAAACTTGGGAAGTAGCTTAGAGTCTCTCGAGTTCAGATCCAATCCTGGTTTGAATGGTGAACTTCCTGAAATAATTGGTACTCTCACGAAGCTGAAGTCTTTGGTGGTTCTTGAAAACGGGTTTAACGGGAAAGTACCGGCGAGTCTCTGCAATCTAACGAGGTTACAACGGCTGGTTCTTGCGGGAAACTTGTTCAATGGAACGATACCGGATTGTTTCAATGGGTTTAAAGATCTACTGATCTTGGATATGAGTCGAAACTTATTCTCAGGGACGTTGCCTTTGTCTATTGGAGAGATGGTTTCATTGCTTAAGCTTGACCTAAGCAACAACCAATTAGAAGGGAAGTTGCCTCAAGAAATCGGGTTTTTGAAGAATCTGACACTTTTGGATCTGAGGAACAATAGAATCTCTGGAGGGTTGTTCGAAAACGTTGTAAAGATTCGATCTTTAACTGATCTTGTTCTATCAGGGAACCCAATGGGTAGTGATGACGACATGATGGGAATAAAGTGGGAGGATATGGGTAGTTTAGTCATTTTGGATCTGTCAAAGATGGGTTTAAGAGGTGAGATTCCTTCTGGTTTAGCAAGTTTGAAAAGATTGAGGTTTCTTGGTCTGAACGACAACAACTTGACCGGTACAGTCCCATCAAAAGAGCTCGAGACTCTGCCTTGTCTCGGTGCTCTGTACATTAACGGAAACAATCTAACGGGAGAGCTTGGTTTCTCAAGAAACTTCTATGAGAGGATGGGGACAAGATTTAAGGCTTCAAAGAATCCAAATCTTTGTCAGCATGTCGTGTCAGAATCTCATCAGCAATGTGTTGGATTGAAGCCTTGCATGATGGAGAAGACAGAGGGTGGTTTGGTAATTAAACAAACGTGGAGCAACcttaagaaggagaaggaggatGAGTCAAGTTCATCAACGGGTGTGATGGTTACTAGACATGTGTTGTCAAATGGGTTCATATGGGATTTGCTGCTTTTGGAGCtttctcttgttcttgtcttatattattattattattga
- the LOC104779770 gene encoding glutamyl-tRNA(Gln) amidotransferase subunit A, chloroplastic/mitochondrial-like: MLSTLQPPRSLSLLPLRRFQSSKHIVSAASSSSTAPVTSPPQSQILTTRRSLLSGETTAVEIAKSYLSRIRLTEPQLKCFLHVSENVLKDAQEVDQRIAKGEELGPLAGVLIGVKDNICTEGMPSTAASRILEHYRPPFDATAIKKIKDLGGIVVGKTNMDEFGMGSTTEASAFQVTANPWDLTRVPGGSSGGSAAAVAARQCMVSLGSDTGGSVRQPASFCGVVGLKPTYGRVSRFGLMAYASSLDVIGCFGSTVADAGMLLHAISGYDRFDSTSSKQDVPEFQSQFLSVDHFECKPLKGVKVGIICETLEDGVDSGVRSATQEAASHLEALGCVLTEVSLPSFSLGLPAYYVIASSESSSNLSRYDGVRYGNQVMAEELNKLYECSRGEGFGGEVKMRILMGTYALSAGYYDAYYKRAQQVRTLIQKDFKAALEQNDILISPAAPSAAYKIGEKKDDPLAMYAGDIMTVNVNLAGLPAVVLPCGLVEGGPSGLPVGLQMIGAAFDEEKLLKVGHIFEQTLKGSSFVPPLLANVA, encoded by the exons ATGTTATCGACATTGCAACCGCCACgttctctctcactcctccCTCTCCGACGATTCCAAAGTTCTAAACACATTGTCTCAgcagcttcatcttcttccacagCTCCCGTTACCTCTCCTCCACAATCTCAGATTCTCACCACACGTCGTTCACTCCTCTCCGGCGAAACCACAGCTGTCGAAATAGCAAAATCTTACCTTTCTCGTATCCGTCTCACCGAGCCACAGCTCAAATGCTTCCTTCACGTATCGGAGAATGTTCTGAAAGATGCTCAAGAGGTTGATCAACGAATCGCTAAAGGTGAGGAATTGGGTCCTCTCGCCGGAGTTTTGATCGGTGTTAAGGATAATATATGTACTGAAGGTATGCCTTCTACTGCTGCTTCGAGAATCTTAGAGCATTATCGTCCTCCGTTTGATGCTACTGCGATTAAGAAGATTAAAGATTTGGGTGGGATTGTTGTTGGTAAGACTAATATGGATGAATTTGGAATGGGAAGTACCACTGAAGCTTCTGCCTTTCAG GTAACTGCGAATCCTTGGGATTTGACTCGTGTGCCGGGAGGTTCATCAGGAGGATCAGCGGCAGCTGTTGCGGCAAGACAGTGTATGGTGTCACTTGGTAGTGATACCGGTGGAAGTGTGAGACAGCCAGCTtcgttttgtggtgttgttggtCTGAAGCCGACTTATGGGCGTGTCTCTAGGTTTGGACTTATGGCTTATGCATCTTCGTTGGATGTGATTGGGTGTTTTGGCTCTACGGTTGCTGATGCTGGGATGCTTCTTCATGCTATTTCTGGGTATGATAGGTTTGATTCCACGAGTAGCAAACAA GATGTGCCTGAGTTCCAATCTCAGTTTCTCTCTGTGGATCATTTTGAGTGTAAGCCATTGAAGGGAGTCAAAGTTGGTATAATTTGCGAGACACTCGAAGACGGTGTTGATTCTGGAGTGAGATCTGCTACTCAGGAAGCTGCTTCTCACTTAGAAGCATTGGGTTGTGTATTGAcagag GTATCTCTTCCTTCGTTCTCCCTTGGACTACCAGCTTACTACGTTATTGCCTCATCTGAGTCATCTTCGAATTTATCACGTTATGATGGTGTCAG ATATGGGAATCAAGTTATGGCTGAAGAACTCAATAAGCTGTATGAATGTTCACgtggagaaggatttgggggaGAG gtGAAAATGAGAATATTAATGGGAACATATGCACTCTCTGCGGGTTACTACGATGCTTACTACAAGCGAGCTCAACAG GTGAGAACACTAATTCAAAAAGACTTCAAAGCAGCGTTGGAACAAAACGATATCCTTATTTCTCCGGCAGCTCCATCTGCTGCATACAAGATTGGTgaaaagaaagatgatccaCTGGCAATGTATGCTGGAGACATTATGACG GTCAATGTGAATCTTGCAGGACTTCCTGCAGTGGTATTACCGTGTGGATTAGTCGAAGGTGGTCCTTCGGGTCTTCCTGTTGGTCTTCAAATGATCGGTGCAGCGTTTGATGAG GAGAAATTGCTGAAAGTGGGTCACATATTTGAGCAGACTCTTAAAGGTTCAAGCTTTGTTCCTCCATTGTTAGCTAATGTAGCCTAA